The following are encoded in a window of Acidicapsa ligni genomic DNA:
- a CDS encoding M1 family metallopeptidase — protein MPNLFSRTSHAVQLTVLLTFFFVANHEASAQRLPQNVKPEHYALALAPNLTDATFTGKEVIDVVVAKPAKEITLNSAEIKFGAVTAIVGGKVLTAQVSEDVDKQQATLHFAEQVPAGKVKLAISYTGILNNELRGFYLSKTAKRNYAVTQFESTDARRAFPSFDEPAFKATFDVTLIVDKGDTAISNTNIVKDEPAQETDKHAITFATTPRMSSYLLAFLVGDFQCLSGSSDGVPIRVCATPDQVQYGKFALSATEYVLHYYDTYFGIKYPMPKLDMIALPDFEAGAMENFGAITYRETDLLLDSDHASVSAQKNVGMVVAHEMAHQWFGDMVTMQWWDNIWLNEGFASWMENKPLEAWKPEWHISQGVVRGNQGTLDLDAQRITRTIRAKADTPDEINEMFDGISYGKASAMLLMVENYLGEETFRKGVHNYLSAHMYGNATAEDFWSAQTAISHKPIDKIMDSLVSQPGVPFLTFEPQQGSSVNVAQTRFFLNANSKSDKPEVWTLPVCFKSSDNANCEILSRDRQALIPPSAPFFFANAEGKGYYRTAYPEEAYRALVQHVESDLKPEERISVLGDEWALARSGKANVGSFLDLVSAVRGDSNADVIGSASADLTSIYNRIAGSTEDRDQFSTWSRNQFTDAYKKLGGPQADDAPDTRELRADLLTLVADLGRDPEAIAQAKSIASSSIADEASVDPTLAHAALSIAARNGDATFFDLLLRQSRTAANPQLKSSAQHALALFSDPAQEKRALDYFVSSEVRNQDAMLLISIELQSPATQDFAWQYVQDHWTEVSRQFTTSAGAYLVGATGSFCSENRLQQVTSFFDTHKVAASQHALTRAKNQINDCIELRAAQEPNLKSWLTKSGLAK, from the coding sequence ATGCCTAATCTGTTTTCCCGGACGTCTCACGCCGTCCAGCTCACGGTTCTTTTGACGTTTTTTTTCGTGGCGAATCACGAGGCTTCCGCACAGCGGCTGCCTCAGAACGTAAAGCCTGAACACTACGCTTTGGCGCTTGCGCCCAATCTCACAGATGCCACTTTTACCGGCAAGGAAGTTATCGACGTTGTAGTGGCGAAGCCAGCCAAGGAAATCACGCTGAACTCTGCTGAGATCAAGTTCGGCGCTGTGACTGCCATTGTTGGTGGCAAGGTTTTGACGGCCCAGGTTTCTGAGGATGTGGACAAGCAGCAGGCAACTCTCCACTTTGCGGAGCAGGTTCCTGCGGGCAAGGTGAAGCTGGCTATCAGTTATACCGGCATTCTCAATAACGAGTTGAGGGGCTTCTATCTTTCCAAAACGGCCAAGCGCAATTATGCCGTTACGCAGTTTGAATCGACGGATGCGCGGCGTGCTTTCCCGAGCTTCGACGAGCCGGCTTTCAAGGCGACCTTTGACGTCACGCTGATCGTGGATAAAGGGGACACGGCTATCTCCAACACCAACATCGTTAAAGATGAGCCTGCGCAGGAGACGGACAAGCACGCGATTACCTTTGCTACTACGCCACGCATGTCCAGCTATCTTCTGGCCTTTCTTGTCGGTGATTTTCAATGCCTCTCGGGCTCGAGCGATGGAGTGCCGATTCGTGTTTGCGCTACGCCGGACCAGGTGCAGTACGGCAAGTTTGCTCTTTCAGCGACGGAATATGTGCTGCATTATTACGACACATATTTTGGCATCAAGTATCCGATGCCTAAGCTGGACATGATTGCGCTGCCTGACTTTGAAGCGGGGGCGATGGAGAACTTCGGCGCTATTACGTATCGCGAAACCGATCTGTTGCTTGACTCCGATCATGCGTCTGTCAGTGCGCAGAAAAATGTAGGCATGGTGGTTGCGCACGAGATGGCTCACCAGTGGTTTGGCGACATGGTCACGATGCAATGGTGGGATAATATCTGGCTCAACGAAGGCTTTGCTTCGTGGATGGAGAACAAGCCGCTGGAGGCATGGAAGCCGGAGTGGCATATCTCTCAGGGAGTTGTCCGCGGCAACCAGGGTACGCTCGATCTCGATGCGCAGCGCATCACTCGCACAATTCGCGCCAAGGCTGATACTCCGGATGAAATCAACGAGATGTTCGACGGGATCAGTTATGGCAAAGCGAGCGCGATGCTGCTGATGGTCGAGAACTATCTTGGCGAAGAGACGTTTCGCAAGGGCGTGCATAACTATCTCAGCGCGCATATGTATGGCAACGCCACTGCGGAAGACTTCTGGTCTGCGCAAACGGCCATTAGTCATAAGCCGATCGACAAGATTATGGATAGCCTGGTATCTCAGCCAGGAGTACCGTTCCTTACCTTTGAGCCGCAGCAGGGAAGCAGTGTCAACGTAGCGCAGACACGCTTCTTCCTGAATGCGAATTCCAAATCCGACAAGCCTGAGGTATGGACTCTTCCTGTCTGCTTCAAGTCTTCGGATAACGCGAATTGCGAGATTCTCAGCCGCGATCGGCAGGCGCTCATTCCGCCTTCAGCGCCATTTTTCTTTGCTAACGCGGAGGGCAAGGGCTATTACCGCACGGCCTATCCTGAGGAGGCATATCGTGCGCTCGTTCAGCATGTGGAAAGTGATCTCAAGCCTGAAGAGCGCATCAGTGTTCTCGGGGATGAGTGGGCTCTTGCTCGCTCGGGCAAGGCTAATGTTGGTTCGTTCCTGGACCTGGTGAGCGCGGTTCGCGGCGACTCCAATGCAGATGTGATTGGCTCTGCTTCGGCAGACCTGACCTCAATCTACAACCGCATTGCAGGCAGCACGGAAGATCGCGATCAATTCTCCACGTGGAGCCGCAATCAATTTACAGATGCTTACAAAAAGCTTGGCGGTCCGCAAGCAGACGATGCTCCTGATACTCGTGAACTACGCGCCGACTTGCTCACGCTTGTGGCAGATCTCGGGCGCGATCCTGAAGCGATTGCCCAGGCAAAATCCATTGCATCGAGCAGCATTGCGGATGAGGCGAGCGTCGATCCTACGCTGGCGCATGCGGCTTTGAGTATTGCGGCTCGCAACGGCGATGCTACGTTCTTCGATCTGCTGCTGAGGCAGAGCAGGACGGCTGCCAATCCGCAGTTGAAATCAAGTGCGCAACATGCGCTTGCACTCTTCAGCGATCCTGCGCAGGAGAAGCGCGCCCTCGATTACTTCGTCTCAAGTGAGGTGAGGAATCAGGATGCGATGCTTCTCATCTCCATTGAACTGCAGAGCCCGGCTACGCAGGATTTCGCGTGGCAGTATGTGCAAGATCACTGGACCGAGGTGAGCCGTCAGTTCACTACCTCTGCAGGTGCTTACCTGGTTGGTGCGACGGGTTCTTTCTGCAGCGAAAACAGGCTGCAGCAGGTTACGAGCTTCTTTGATACGCACAAGGTGGCTGCGTCACAGCATGCGCTTACTCGCGCGAAAAATCAGATCAACGATTGCATCGAGCTTCGTGCGGCGCAGGAGCCAAATCTTAAGTCCTGGCTTACAAAATCGGGGCTTGCAAAATAG
- the aspS gene encoding aspartate--tRNA ligase produces MLDFLGKLERTHLCGDLRAADAGKQVVLMGWVNRRRDHGNLIFLDLRDRSGIAQIVLDRDLTPEGHAKGEAIRPEYVVAAVGKVRLRDSLAINPKMPTGEIEIEATQILILNDAKLAPFSPAEEAIANEEVRLKYRYLDLRRAEMQRNFWIRHRVTLAVRQSLSDQGFLEIETPILNKSTPEGARDFLVPSRIHAGEFYALPQSPQIFKQILMISGFDKYFQIARCFRDEDLRADRQLEFTQIDLEMSFPQQEMVFAVVEKFLVAGFAAAGVALAAPFPQITYDEAIRQFGVDKPDLRLPGLTDVREAFSDEDLTTLNLDASLPVIALRIPNVGVLSRKEREDNHPLFDQRKGAKFIDDLKRLEKGFPAAVEKLRQLTNAGENDFVIVVAGDPAHPIQASNTKIPGRLSEREIAIYSAAGNFRVELARKYADRHGAFGITTTVVETADPNATLLDGSKAFQPIWVTDFPMFEHDGESGQWVPAHHPFTAPYEGDLDKLFTDPAAVRARCYDLAMNGLELGSGSIRIHRKDMQQQIFKSLGISDEDARSRFGFFLDALEYGTPPHGGIALGLDRIAMLLAGAPSLREVIAFPKTAKAVDVMVDAPTPVSEQQLRELYLRVALKS; encoded by the coding sequence GTGCTCGACTTTTTAGGCAAGTTGGAACGGACACATCTGTGCGGAGATTTGCGCGCAGCCGACGCTGGTAAGCAAGTAGTTTTGATGGGCTGGGTAAACCGGCGGCGCGATCACGGAAATCTGATCTTCCTCGACCTGCGCGACCGCAGCGGCATTGCGCAGATTGTGCTGGATCGCGACCTCACTCCCGAGGGCCACGCCAAGGGCGAAGCAATTCGTCCGGAGTATGTAGTAGCCGCCGTCGGCAAGGTACGCCTGCGCGATTCACTCGCGATCAATCCCAAGATGCCGACCGGCGAGATCGAGATTGAAGCCACCCAGATTCTCATCTTGAACGACGCGAAACTGGCGCCTTTTTCGCCTGCCGAAGAAGCCATTGCCAACGAAGAAGTGCGCCTCAAGTATCGCTACCTCGATCTGCGCCGCGCCGAGATGCAACGCAATTTCTGGATTCGCCATCGCGTCACGCTCGCCGTGCGTCAGAGCCTGAGCGACCAGGGCTTTCTGGAGATCGAGACTCCAATTTTGAACAAGTCGACACCCGAAGGCGCGCGTGATTTCCTCGTGCCAAGCCGCATTCATGCAGGCGAATTTTATGCGCTGCCGCAGTCGCCGCAGATCTTCAAGCAAATCCTGATGATCTCGGGCTTCGATAAGTACTTCCAGATTGCGCGTTGCTTCCGCGATGAAGACCTGCGCGCAGACCGCCAGCTTGAGTTCACACAGATCGATCTGGAGATGAGTTTCCCTCAGCAGGAGATGGTCTTCGCCGTCGTGGAAAAGTTCCTCGTCGCTGGCTTCGCTGCCGCAGGCGTCGCACTCGCCGCGCCGTTCCCCCAGATCACCTACGACGAAGCGATCCGCCAGTTTGGCGTGGATAAGCCCGACCTGAGGCTGCCCGGTCTAACCGATGTCCGCGAAGCGTTTTCAGATGAGGATTTAACCACCCTCAATCTGGATGCCTCATTGCCCGTCATCGCCTTGCGCATTCCCAATGTCGGCGTGCTCAGCCGCAAGGAGCGCGAGGACAATCATCCTCTCTTCGACCAACGCAAAGGCGCAAAATTCATCGACGATCTAAAGCGGCTGGAAAAGGGTTTTCCCGCTGCCGTCGAGAAGCTGCGCCAACTGACAAACGCCGGTGAAAACGACTTTGTCATCGTCGTCGCAGGCGATCCGGCACATCCGATTCAGGCTTCGAATACAAAGATCCCAGGACGTCTTTCCGAGCGTGAAATCGCCATCTATTCCGCAGCCGGAAATTTCCGCGTTGAACTCGCGCGTAAATATGCAGATCGTCACGGAGCCTTCGGCATCACCACTACCGTGGTCGAAACAGCCGATCCAAACGCAACTCTGCTTGACGGAAGCAAAGCCTTCCAGCCCATCTGGGTTACGGATTTCCCCATGTTCGAGCATGACGGCGAGTCCGGCCAATGGGTGCCTGCCCATCATCCATTTACCGCTCCCTACGAGGGCGATCTGGACAAGCTCTTTACCGATCCGGCAGCAGTACGAGCACGTTGCTATGACCTCGCAATGAACGGGCTCGAGCTCGGTTCGGGATCGATTCGTATTCATCGCAAGGACATGCAGCAGCAGATCTTCAAGTCGCTGGGAATTTCCGATGAAGATGCGCGGTCTCGCTTTGGATTCTTCCTCGACGCGCTCGAATATGGCACTCCGCCGCACGGTGGCATCGCGCTCGGGCTGGATCGCATCGCAATGCTGCTCGCCGGCGCTCCCAGCCTGCGCGAAGTAATTGCCTTCCCCAAAACAGCCAAGGCCGTCGACGTCATGGTGGATGCACCAACTCCAGTAAGCGAACAGCAATTGCGCGAGTTATATCTTCGAGTAGCTCTGAAGAGCTAA
- the hisS gene encoding histidine--tRNA ligase, with protein sequence MTTLKAVRGTRDLLPAETGLWNRIEATARSVFERYNFGEIRTPVFEDTALFSRGVGEETDIVSKEMYTWEDRARAQSEKTQQLTLRPENTAGVVRAYIEHKLGETGQLQKLYYIGPQFRRERPQKGRYRQFSQIGAEVIGPVSAGSESPLRDAEVLEMLSTLLDELGISGWTLKINSVGSASDRPKYIETLKAALAPIVSQMCVDCQRRAVTNPLRVLDCKVPEDQPFIDALPRIADSLDEDSKAHFAAVCAALDAASVPYTRDHRLVRGLDYYTRTTFEFTHGGLGAQNALLGGGRYDGLSELIGGPKAPGIGFAMGEDRLVLTLQAVEAAKAELADAYIAPLGEAQNAAALELARELRRSQPDRPGLRIELGDGSFRLKKSFEAADKVARTIVMLGEDEAKSGILTVKDFASGVQSKVARVELAAFLLSSRNKY encoded by the coding sequence ATGACCACATTGAAAGCAGTACGCGGCACGCGGGATCTTTTACCCGCGGAGACAGGGCTTTGGAATCGGATTGAGGCGACCGCCCGGTCCGTCTTTGAACGGTATAACTTCGGTGAGATTCGCACACCGGTCTTTGAAGATACGGCGCTGTTTTCCCGCGGCGTAGGCGAAGAAACCGATATCGTCTCCAAGGAAATGTACACCTGGGAAGATCGTGCCCGCGCACAATCCGAAAAGACGCAGCAGCTAACCCTTCGCCCCGAAAACACCGCCGGCGTGGTGCGCGCCTACATCGAACACAAGCTCGGCGAAACCGGCCAGTTGCAGAAGCTCTATTACATCGGCCCGCAGTTCCGCCGCGAACGCCCGCAAAAAGGCCGCTACCGGCAGTTTTCACAGATCGGCGCGGAGGTCATCGGACCCGTTTCCGCCGGCTCCGAGTCGCCCCTGCGCGATGCCGAAGTGCTCGAAATGCTTTCAACCCTGCTCGATGAACTGGGTATCTCCGGCTGGACGCTAAAGATCAACTCCGTCGGCTCAGCCAGCGACCGCCCCAAATACATCGAGACGCTCAAAGCAGCGCTGGCCCCGATCGTCTCCCAGATGTGCGTGGACTGCCAGCGCCGCGCCGTCACCAATCCTCTGCGCGTCCTCGATTGCAAGGTGCCGGAAGATCAGCCGTTCATCGACGCCCTGCCCAGGATCGCCGACTCCCTGGATGAAGACTCCAAAGCTCACTTCGCCGCAGTCTGCGCCGCACTGGACGCAGCAAGCGTTCCCTACACCCGCGATCACCGCCTGGTGCGCGGCCTCGACTACTACACGCGAACCACCTTCGAATTCACGCACGGCGGCCTCGGTGCGCAAAACGCGCTGCTCGGCGGCGGCCGCTATGACGGGCTGAGCGAACTGATCGGCGGACCCAAAGCTCCCGGCATTGGTTTTGCCATGGGCGAAGACCGTCTCGTGCTGACCCTGCAAGCCGTCGAAGCAGCCAAAGCAGAGCTCGCCGACGCCTATATCGCTCCGCTGGGCGAGGCGCAGAATGCCGCTGCACTCGAACTCGCACGCGAACTTCGCCGCAGCCAACCGGATCGGCCCGGCCTCCGGATTGAGCTGGGCGACGGATCGTTCCGCTTGAAAAAGTCATTTGAAGCCGCGGATAAGGTAGCGCGGACCATCGTGATGCTCGGCGAGGACGAGGCAAAATCCGGTATTCTTACCGTCAAGGACTTCGCCAGCGGCGTTCAAAGCAAGGTTGCGCGCGTGGAGTTGGCTGCGTTTCTCCTTTCATCCCGAAACAAGTACTAG
- a CDS encoding DUF3050 domain-containing protein, whose amino-acid sequence MYPLISAPSIDLIAARIAPVRARLAEHPLYSRIQKPRDLQIFMESHVFAVWDFMSLLKALQARLTCVTVPWQPTPWPASRRFINEIVLGEESDLYQDRAISHFELYLEAMQESGADTAAIQALLTEVAHGTSTPENLNLSGHLNSPGLPVPAKQFVTSTFERISSGQVHTIAAAFTFGREDVIPDMFRSFVRDLDAQRNGQFAKFLWYLERHIEVDGEDHGPLSLRMVADLCGNDEQLWEEAANAAESALQARINLWDGILAGL is encoded by the coding sequence GTGTATCCATTAATTTCTGCCCCTTCGATTGACCTGATCGCCGCACGCATAGCCCCGGTTCGCGCCCGGCTCGCGGAGCATCCGCTTTACTCGCGTATCCAGAAGCCGAGAGACCTGCAAATCTTCATGGAATCGCACGTATTTGCCGTCTGGGATTTCATGTCCCTGCTCAAGGCTCTCCAGGCGCGGCTGACCTGCGTTACCGTTCCCTGGCAGCCGACGCCCTGGCCAGCCAGCCGTCGGTTTATCAACGAGATCGTACTCGGCGAAGAGAGCGACCTCTACCAGGATCGCGCCATCAGCCACTTCGAACTCTATCTCGAAGCGATGCAGGAGTCAGGAGCAGATACCGCCGCGATTCAGGCCCTGCTCACAGAAGTAGCGCATGGAACATCCACCCCCGAAAATCTGAATTTAAGCGGGCATTTAAACAGTCCGGGGCTACCCGTACCGGCAAAGCAGTTCGTAACTTCCACCTTTGAACGGATCTCTTCCGGCCAAGTGCACACCATCGCCGCCGCCTTCACATTCGGCCGCGAAGACGTAATCCCCGATATGTTTCGCAGCTTCGTTCGCGACTTGGATGCACAGAGGAACGGACAATTCGCAAAGTTCCTCTGGTATCTCGAACGTCACATCGAGGTCGACGGCGAAGACCACGGCCCACTTTCCCTGCGAATGGTAGCCGATCTCTGCGGCAACGACGAGCAACTCTGGGAAGAAGCCGCAAACGCAGCAGAATCAGCCCTGCAGGCGCGCATCAATCTCTGGGATGGAATCCTGGCCGGTCTGTAG
- a CDS encoding aldo/keto reductase translates to MEYRLLGGSGLKVSALSFGTGTFGGANEFFQAWGNTDVAEARRLIDICFEAGINLFDTANIYSKGVSEEILGKALEGKRDKALISTKATFAMGDGPNDKGSSRYHLTSALEASLRRLNTDYVDIYHLHGFDALTPVEETLDTLNKFVREGKVRYIACSNFSGWHLMKSLAVAERYGLTRYVAHQVYYSLIGREYEWELMPLGLDQKVGALVWSPLGWGRLTGKLRRGQPLPETSRLHKTADYGPQVPEEYLYTVVDALDAVAAETGKSVPQVALNWLLQRPTVSSVIIGARNEEQLRQNIAAAGWNLTAEQVAQLDRASQQPPIYPYWHQRQFTERNPLPVALPPELEKEEK, encoded by the coding sequence ATGGAATACCGTTTACTAGGGGGCTCCGGCCTCAAAGTCTCTGCATTAAGTTTTGGCACCGGCACGTTCGGCGGCGCCAATGAGTTCTTCCAAGCCTGGGGGAACACCGATGTAGCCGAAGCTCGTCGCCTCATTGATATCTGTTTTGAGGCTGGAATCAATCTTTTCGACACTGCCAATATCTACTCGAAGGGCGTTTCAGAAGAGATCCTCGGCAAAGCTCTGGAAGGTAAGCGCGACAAGGCTCTTATTTCGACCAAGGCTACGTTTGCGATGGGCGACGGCCCGAATGACAAGGGCTCCTCTCGCTACCACCTCACCAGTGCGCTTGAGGCCAGTCTGCGCCGCCTCAATACCGATTACGTGGATATTTATCACCTCCACGGCTTTGACGCGCTGACGCCTGTCGAGGAAACGCTGGATACGCTCAACAAATTTGTTCGTGAGGGCAAAGTTCGCTACATTGCCTGCTCCAATTTTTCCGGCTGGCATTTGATGAAGTCCCTGGCGGTTGCCGAGCGTTATGGTTTGACTCGCTACGTTGCACACCAGGTTTATTACTCCCTCATTGGCCGTGAATATGAGTGGGAGCTGATGCCGCTTGGGCTGGACCAGAAAGTGGGCGCTCTTGTGTGGAGTCCGCTTGGATGGGGACGTCTTACGGGCAAGCTGCGTCGTGGTCAGCCGCTGCCGGAGACCAGCCGGCTGCATAAGACTGCGGATTACGGCCCGCAGGTTCCGGAGGAATATCTCTATACGGTTGTGGATGCTCTGGATGCGGTTGCTGCTGAAACGGGCAAATCCGTGCCGCAGGTCGCTTTGAACTGGCTTCTGCAGCGTCCTACGGTGTCTTCGGTCATTATCGGGGCACGCAACGAGGAGCAGTTGCGTCAGAATATTGCGGCTGCCGGGTGGAATCTCACTGCCGAGCAGGTTGCTCAACTGGATCGGGCGAGCCAGCAGCCGCCGATCTATCCTTACTGGCATCAGCGGCAGTTTACTGAGCGCAATCCGCTGCCGGTTGCTTTGCCTCCCGAGCTGGAAAAAGAGGAAAAGTAG
- a CDS encoding acyl-CoA desaturase, protein MPPVATNLPETDSAVATQVGSAASRRATTAAREEVRMGREANYGGINWVTALFIGAFHIGAVVALFYFSWSRLAVALVLWVLAINVGIGVCYHRLLTHRGFQTPKWIEYLMTICATLALEGGPIFWVAVHRVHHQHSDHTGDPHTPKEGPWWAHIGWMVLGKSMHAKTSSLARYVPDLARDRFHLWMSKYHWVSLVACGVVLFGLGSWIDHGVMGGVKMVLWGVFLRVTLGLHATWLVNSATHLWGSRRFETRDDSRNSFWVAMITGGEGWHNNHHAHPVSARHGLTWYEIDPNFYIIWALSKLGLAKKIQVARYDKANPKPAGTAH, encoded by the coding sequence ATGCCCCCAGTAGCAACGAACCTTCCGGAAACAGATTCTGCAGTAGCCACACAGGTTGGCTCAGCCGCCAGTCGCCGTGCAACCACCGCCGCACGCGAAGAAGTACGCATGGGCCGCGAAGCCAACTATGGCGGAATCAACTGGGTGACAGCGTTGTTTATCGGCGCTTTCCATATTGGAGCCGTTGTCGCGCTTTTCTATTTCAGCTGGAGCCGCCTGGCCGTGGCTCTCGTCCTCTGGGTTCTGGCGATCAATGTCGGAATCGGTGTCTGCTATCACCGCCTGCTCACGCATCGCGGTTTCCAGACCCCCAAGTGGATCGAGTACCTCATGACCATTTGTGCCACGCTGGCGCTTGAGGGCGGTCCGATTTTCTGGGTAGCAGTTCATCGCGTTCATCATCAGCACAGCGATCACACCGGCGATCCGCACACTCCTAAAGAGGGTCCGTGGTGGGCGCACATCGGCTGGATGGTTCTCGGCAAGTCTATGCATGCCAAGACTTCTTCCCTTGCCCGCTATGTTCCCGATCTTGCCCGCGATCGCTTCCATCTCTGGATGAGCAAGTATCACTGGGTTAGCCTGGTGGCCTGCGGAGTGGTTCTTTTCGGCCTCGGCTCGTGGATCGACCACGGTGTCATGGGTGGCGTCAAGATGGTTCTCTGGGGTGTCTTCCTGCGCGTAACGCTGGGTTTGCACGCTACCTGGCTGGTGAATTCGGCCACGCATCTCTGGGGCAGCCGCCGTTTTGAAACCCGCGATGATTCGCGCAACAGCTTCTGGGTTGCGATGATCACGGGCGGCGAGGGCTGGCACAACAATCATCATGCGCACCCCGTTTCGGCGCGTCATGGACTGACCTGGTACGAGATTGACCCTAACTTCTACATCATCTGGGCGCTTTCCAAGCTCGGTCTGGCGAAGAAGATCCAGGTGGCCCGCTATGACAAGGCCAATCCCAAGCCGGCTGGCACCGCGCACTAA
- a CDS encoding gamma carbonic anhydrase family protein — translation MIRSFQGHQPVIPGSSYVDLSAQVIGDVEIGERSSIWMNAVVRGDVNSIRIGSQSNVQDCAVLHGQRHLYSVTVGDWVTIGHNATVHGCVLEDAVLIGMNATVLNNARVGEGSIIAAGAVVPEGTIIPPRTLWTGIPAKMRRELGDKDRELILTYARNYVDYTAIYLRETGR, via the coding sequence ATGATTCGGAGCTTTCAGGGACATCAGCCCGTTATTCCAGGCAGCAGCTATGTTGATCTTTCCGCGCAGGTTATCGGCGATGTCGAGATTGGCGAACGATCGAGCATCTGGATGAATGCAGTCGTTCGCGGAGACGTGAACTCAATCCGGATTGGTTCTCAATCCAACGTGCAGGACTGCGCCGTGCTGCACGGACAGCGGCATCTTTACTCCGTGACCGTAGGCGACTGGGTCACGATTGGCCACAATGCCACGGTGCATGGATGCGTACTGGAAGATGCAGTCCTGATCGGCATGAATGCCACCGTGCTGAACAATGCCCGAGTCGGCGAAGGATCGATTATCGCAGCGGGCGCCGTCGTTCCTGAAGGAACAATCATTCCACCCAGAACACTCTGGACCGGCATTCCAGCCAAAATGCGCCGCGAACTCGGAGATAAAGACCGCGAACTAATCCTGACCTACGCACGCAATTACGTGGATTACACAGCAATCTATCTGCGAGAGACCGGACGCTAG
- the rpsU gene encoding 30S ribosomal protein S21: MAEVRVQEGEPLENALRRFKRKVQQEDIIKEVKRHSYYLKPGEKRRVKEALARKRNRKKARKEQD, from the coding sequence TTGGCAGAGGTTCGTGTGCAAGAAGGCGAGCCGCTTGAAAATGCGCTCCGTCGGTTTAAGCGGAAGGTTCAGCAGGAAGACATCATCAAGGAAGTCAAACGTCACTCCTACTACCTGAAGCCCGGCGAGAAGCGTCGCGTCAAGGAAGCACTGGCGCGTAAGCGGAATCGTAAGAAGGCTCGTAAAGAGCAGGACTAA